The following coding sequences are from one bacterium SCSIO 12741 window:
- a CDS encoding threonylcarbamoyl-AMP synthase, with protein sequence MTEKEIIYEAVQVLQDGGLIIYPTDTIWGLGCDATNSEAVKKVFELKQRADSKSLISLVSSDALLNRCVTEVPSIAWDLLDESVDPMTVVYPQARWIASEAIAEDGSAGIRLVKEGFAHKLVHRLNRPLISTSANISGEPSPRLKEEISSSLLTGVDYVVNLPGLGGGTGKASSVIKLELNGEIKILRK encoded by the coding sequence ATGACAGAAAAAGAAATCATTTATGAGGCTGTCCAGGTTTTACAGGACGGCGGGTTAATCATATATCCTACCGATACCATTTGGGGACTGGGTTGTGATGCCACCAATTCAGAAGCGGTAAAAAAGGTTTTTGAACTGAAGCAGCGCGCAGATTCGAAAAGCTTAATTTCCTTGGTAAGTTCGGATGCCTTGCTCAATCGCTGTGTAACAGAAGTGCCTTCTATTGCCTGGGATTTGTTGGATGAATCTGTTGATCCCATGACTGTCGTTTATCCACAGGCTCGTTGGATTGCCTCTGAAGCGATCGCTGAAGATGGATCTGCTGGAATTCGCCTGGTTAAAGAAGGTTTTGCGCATAAACTGGTACATCGGCTAAATCGGCCGCTCATATCAACCTCTGCCAATATAAGTGGAGAGCCCTCTCCGAGGCTAAAAGAGGAGATTTCCTCTTCCCTATTGACTGGGGTAGATTATGTGGTAAATTTGCCCGGCCTTGGCGGGGGAACGGGAAAAGCCTCATCGGTGATTAAACTGGAGTTAAACGGAGAGATTAAGATTCTAAGGAAGTAA
- a CDS encoding HD domain-containing protein, whose protein sequence is MNLKEKLDLPIFETIAKVAAKRQTPVYAVGGFVRDTLLQRPIKDIDFVTLGSGIDLASDVAKELNLENSLTVFKNFGTAMIKWKKYEIEFVGARKESYRRGSRKPIVEDGTIEDDQKRRDFTINAMSISLQEENYGEVIDPFDGLKDLDEKRIKTPLAPDQTYSDDPLRMMRAIRFATQLHFGIEKESLEAISRNKERIQIISQERIADELNKILAAPNPSIGFDYLYKTGLLAIILPEIQALQGVEEIDGQSHKDNFYHTIEVVDNISENTQDLWLRWAALLHDIGKPVTKRFDDQVGWTFHGHEFIGSKMVPRVFKRLRMPLNDKMRFVQKMVMLSSRPAALTSDDTTDSAVRRLLFDAGDDIDSLMTLVEADITSKNANRVKRYRNNFKEVRGKLKAIEEKDKIRNFQPPISGDEIISTFNLRPCKEIGLIKNAIKDAILDGEIPNEYQAAREFMLRKGAELGLNQTS, encoded by the coding sequence ATGAACCTGAAGGAAAAACTGGATTTACCCATTTTTGAAACCATTGCAAAGGTTGCGGCCAAACGCCAAACACCAGTTTATGCAGTTGGAGGTTTCGTTCGTGACACGTTGTTGCAACGCCCCATTAAGGATATCGACTTTGTTACTTTGGGCAGCGGTATCGACTTGGCAAGCGATGTGGCCAAAGAGTTGAATCTGGAAAACTCACTCACCGTTTTTAAGAATTTCGGTACTGCCATGATCAAGTGGAAGAAATACGAAATTGAATTTGTAGGTGCCCGCAAAGAGTCATATCGCCGTGGAAGTCGAAAACCCATTGTTGAAGATGGAACCATTGAAGACGATCAAAAACGGCGTGATTTTACGATCAACGCGATGTCCATTTCTCTTCAGGAAGAGAATTATGGAGAGGTAATTGATCCTTTTGATGGCCTGAAGGACTTGGACGAAAAGCGAATTAAAACCCCCTTGGCTCCAGACCAGACGTACTCCGACGATCCTTTGCGAATGATGCGGGCCATCCGTTTTGCCACTCAATTGCACTTTGGCATTGAAAAAGAATCCCTGGAAGCAATTTCCAGAAACAAGGAGCGCATTCAAATCATAAGTCAAGAAAGAATTGCGGACGAACTCAATAAGATTCTGGCTGCTCCAAACCCTTCTATAGGCTTCGATTACTTGTACAAAACGGGGCTATTGGCCATCATTTTACCTGAAATTCAAGCTTTGCAAGGCGTTGAAGAGATTGATGGTCAGTCTCACAAAGACAATTTCTACCATACGATTGAGGTGGTGGATAACATCAGTGAGAATACCCAAGACCTGTGGTTGCGTTGGGCTGCCCTACTCCATGACATTGGCAAACCTGTAACCAAAAGATTTGACGATCAGGTAGGCTGGACCTTTCACGGCCATGAATTTATCGGATCGAAAATGGTACCGCGGGTATTCAAACGATTGCGCATGCCGCTGAATGACAAAATGAGATTCGTTCAGAAAATGGTCATGCTGAGTTCTCGCCCGGCAGCACTTACCTCGGACGATACTACTGATAGCGCCGTAAGAAGGCTACTCTTTGATGCTGGAGACGATATTGATAGCCTTATGACCTTGGTAGAGGCTGATATTACTTCCAAAAATGCAAATCGGGTAAAACGCTACCGCAACAACTTTAAGGAAGTTCGTGGCAAGCTTAAGGCCATTGAAGAGAAAGATAAGATTCGGAATTTTCAGCCACCTATTAGTGGAGATGAAATCATCAGTACCTTCAACTTACGTCCTTGCAAGGAAATCGGATTGATCAAAAACGCGATTAAAGATGCCATTTTGGACGGAGAAATTCCGAACGAATACCAGGCTGCACGTGAATTCATGCTTCGAAAAGGTGCCGAATTGGGCCTAAATCAAACTTCCTGA
- a CDS encoding SpoIID/LytB domain-containing protein, giving the protein MSHPLLAVREVVNVGIFWGNRPSASLITIDRGNYDLIGDGQVVKTLGGNQTFVARVEGEKVQLTSGGKSLGAFRKVQLKRKEWGACFRFKGVTPKTESRTYNDNLRITAYKNRLKLVNDVYIEHYIAGVVEAESGTKETFEYYKVQAIIARTYVLSNLNKFSNFGFNVCDRVNSQVYKGKSKGNPEIVRAVNATRGLVLVDSDINLIQAVFHSNSGGQTVNSEDAWSQPVGYLRSVSDTFSLDMPHYLWQTSLEKEKWLNYMAKKWNVSLSDTSATEQLLNYSPNIRQANLEVAGKSIPLKTIRKDWSLKSTYFTVTESDGYVNISGKGYGHGVGLSQEGAMRMAELGYPYNKILHYYYKDTHLIHLSALDFFRED; this is encoded by the coding sequence ATGTCTCACCCACTCTTGGCTGTCCGGGAAGTGGTAAACGTAGGCATCTTTTGGGGAAACAGACCTTCCGCATCTCTAATAACCATCGATCGGGGAAATTATGATCTGATAGGGGATGGCCAGGTAGTGAAGACCTTAGGAGGAAATCAAACCTTTGTAGCCCGTGTAGAGGGTGAGAAGGTGCAGTTAACCTCGGGAGGAAAGTCTCTCGGTGCATTTAGAAAAGTGCAACTCAAAAGAAAGGAATGGGGCGCCTGCTTCCGATTCAAGGGGGTGACTCCGAAAACAGAAAGTCGCACCTACAACGATAACCTTCGCATTACCGCCTACAAAAACCGCTTAAAACTCGTCAACGATGTTTACATCGAGCATTACATTGCCGGGGTAGTGGAAGCTGAATCGGGAACAAAGGAAACCTTTGAATACTATAAGGTGCAGGCAATTATTGCCAGAACTTATGTACTGAGTAACTTGAACAAGTTTTCCAATTTCGGATTCAACGTATGCGATCGCGTGAATAGCCAGGTGTACAAAGGAAAAAGTAAAGGAAATCCGGAGATCGTAAGAGCCGTTAATGCCACACGAGGATTGGTTTTGGTGGACAGCGATATCAACCTTATTCAGGCCGTATTTCATTCCAATTCCGGTGGTCAAACGGTTAACTCGGAAGATGCCTGGTCGCAACCGGTAGGTTACCTAAGATCGGTTTCAGATACCTTTAGCTTGGACATGCCTCACTACCTTTGGCAAACGTCTTTGGAGAAAGAGAAGTGGTTGAACTACATGGCTAAAAAATGGAATGTTTCGCTGAGCGATACTTCAGCCACCGAGCAGCTTTTGAATTACAGTCCAAACATCCGTCAGGCCAATTTGGAGGTTGCTGGAAAATCCATTCCGCTAAAGACTATTCGCAAAGATTGGAGCTTGAAATCTACCTACTTTACCGTGACTGAATCAGATGGTTATGTGAATATTAGTGGGAAGGGATACGGCCATGGTGTAGGACTAAGCCAGGAAGGAGCAATGCGTATGGCAGAGCTGGGCTATCCTTACAACAAGATTCTTCATTACTACTACAAAGACACCCACTTGATCCACCTTTCAGCCTTGGATTTCTTTCGGGAAGACTAG
- a CDS encoding peptide deformylase: MILPIYAYGHPVLRQECEEIKENSSELKPLLDNMFETMYAAHGVGLAAPQVGKALRLFIVDGTPYADDYKDGKSEEDQREYKTLKTFKKAFINPIIVEEDGDEWPFEEGCLSIPDIRADVDRPERVVIEYYNEKWELVEEEYYGMAARIIQHEYDHIEGVLFTDHINPLRKRLLQRKLNNIKKGNIDPKYKMRFPK, encoded by the coding sequence ATGATATTACCCATTTACGCGTATGGTCATCCTGTTTTGAGGCAGGAGTGCGAGGAAATCAAGGAAAACTCGAGTGAGTTAAAACCTTTGCTCGACAATATGTTTGAAACCATGTATGCGGCCCATGGTGTGGGATTGGCAGCACCACAGGTAGGGAAAGCGCTTCGCTTGTTCATTGTGGATGGTACGCCATATGCTGATGATTACAAGGATGGAAAGTCGGAAGAAGATCAGCGGGAGTACAAAACCTTGAAGACCTTTAAAAAGGCATTTATTAACCCCATTATCGTAGAAGAAGATGGTGATGAGTGGCCCTTTGAGGAAGGTTGTTTGAGCATTCCAGATATTCGGGCCGATGTAGATCGTCCGGAAAGAGTGGTGATTGAGTATTACAACGAGAAATGGGAATTGGTAGAAGAGGAGTACTACGGTATGGCTGCTCGTATTATTCAACATGAGTACGACCACATCGAAGGAGTGCTATTTACCGACCATATCAATCCGCTTAGAAAACGTCTACTTCAGCGAAAGCTCAACAACATTAAAAAAGGTAATATTGACCCCAAGTACAAAATGAGGTTCCCCAAATGA
- a CDS encoding glycosyltransferase family 9 protein — protein sequence MNRILVIQTSFIGDVILATSVVEKLHQFYPSASIDFLVRKGNEALLDGHPFLNRVWVWDKQSGKYSNLLKLSREIKAQSYDLVVNVHRFAASGYLTWTSQAKERSGFAKNPFSFSYTRKVKHEIGNGKHEIERNQELIQPWTDEKPLPPRLYPTEKHVQKVQAYQNDPYVVIAPASVWFTKQLPTEKWAELIASLNPDLKVHFIGAPQDRDTAQVIIDRAGIEDRAINLAGELSLMESTALMQKATMNYVNDSAPLHLASSVDAPVTAFFCSTVPRFGFGPSGTQGKVAETEEKLDCRPCGLHGKKECPQQHFKCATTLPVKKFAV from the coding sequence ATGAACCGGATACTGGTCATACAAACCTCATTTATAGGAGATGTTATCCTGGCTACTTCGGTAGTTGAAAAGCTCCACCAATTTTACCCAAGTGCCTCCATCGATTTTTTAGTTCGGAAAGGCAACGAGGCTCTTCTCGATGGGCATCCCTTTTTGAATCGGGTGTGGGTTTGGGACAAGCAATCTGGAAAATACAGTAACCTACTCAAACTTTCCCGGGAAATTAAAGCTCAATCGTACGACTTGGTGGTGAACGTACACCGTTTTGCAGCATCGGGTTATTTGACCTGGACTTCTCAAGCCAAAGAGCGCAGTGGCTTTGCCAAAAACCCCTTTTCTTTTTCCTACACCCGCAAGGTGAAGCATGAAATTGGAAATGGTAAACACGAAATAGAACGAAATCAAGAATTGATACAGCCCTGGACGGACGAGAAACCGCTTCCTCCCCGCTTATACCCCACTGAGAAGCATGTACAAAAAGTGCAAGCCTATCAAAACGATCCTTATGTGGTGATTGCGCCGGCCTCGGTATGGTTTACCAAACAACTTCCTACTGAAAAGTGGGCGGAGTTAATCGCTTCGCTGAATCCAGATTTGAAGGTTCATTTTATCGGTGCCCCGCAAGACCGGGATACCGCTCAGGTTATTATAGACCGAGCTGGAATTGAGGATCGGGCCATTAATTTGGCGGGAGAGTTGAGTCTGATGGAATCAACGGCTTTGATGCAAAAAGCCACCATGAATTACGTGAACGACAGTGCTCCCCTGCATTTGGCTTCTTCGGTAGATGCTCCAGTAACAGCCTTTTTCTGTTCCACCGTTCCCCGGTTTGGATTCGGGCCGTCGGGCACCCAAGGCAAGGTGGCGGAAACGGAAGAAAAACTCGATTGCCGCCCGTGCGGATTACACGGAAAAAAGGAGTGTCCCCAGCAACATTTCAAATGCGCTACTACCCTACCGGTTAAGAAATTTGCCGTATGA
- the ruvX gene encoding Holliday junction resolvase RuvX translates to MGRIVAIDYGTKRVGIAATDPLKIIASGLTTVPAEQAVKFLTDYARQEEVEALVIGLPLRLNDELSEVEKDIQKFIQRLKKELPELPIHRQDERYTSKMAMETMVAGGVKKKNRRKKELLDQVSATLILQAYLEANNGL, encoded by the coding sequence ATGGGACGAATTGTAGCGATAGATTATGGAACCAAACGCGTCGGAATTGCGGCTACTGATCCTTTAAAGATCATTGCCAGCGGATTGACCACGGTTCCTGCCGAACAGGCTGTAAAATTTTTGACGGACTACGCTCGGCAGGAAGAAGTAGAGGCCTTGGTTATCGGATTACCGCTTCGATTGAATGATGAACTCTCGGAAGTTGAAAAAGACATTCAAAAATTCATCCAGAGGCTTAAGAAAGAATTACCTGAGCTGCCCATACATCGACAAGATGAAAGATATACCTCCAAAATGGCCATGGAAACCATGGTAGCTGGGGGTGTGAAGAAAAAGAATCGACGAAAAAAAGAATTACTGGATCAGGTAAGTGCTACGCTTATTTTACAAGCTTACCTGGAAGCAAATAACGGCTTATGA
- a CDS encoding 2,3,4,5-tetrahydropyridine-2,6-dicarboxylate N-succinyltransferase: MSMREIIEKAWENRELLKEVEVQEAIRAVVDQIDNGKLRCASPTESGWEVNEWVKKAVVMYFPIQKMETIEVGPFEFHDKIALKTNYKEKGVRVVPHAIARYGSYVAPDVIMMPSYVNIGAYVDSGSMVDTWATVGSCAQIGKNVHLSGGVGIGGVLEPLQAAPVIIEDNAFIGSRCIVVEGVRVEREAVLGANVVLTASTKIIDVSGDEPKEYRGYVPARSVVIPGTMPKRFPAGEYQVPCALIIGTRKESTDKKTSLNNALREYDVAV; encoded by the coding sequence ATGAGCATGAGAGAAATTATTGAAAAGGCCTGGGAGAACCGGGAGCTGCTAAAAGAAGTGGAAGTACAAGAGGCTATTCGTGCCGTAGTGGATCAAATTGACAACGGAAAACTGCGTTGCGCCTCCCCTACCGAATCTGGTTGGGAAGTGAACGAATGGGTTAAAAAAGCCGTGGTCATGTATTTTCCAATTCAAAAAATGGAGACCATTGAAGTAGGTCCCTTTGAATTTCACGACAAAATCGCTCTCAAAACGAACTACAAGGAAAAAGGTGTTCGGGTTGTCCCTCATGCCATTGCTCGCTATGGTTCATACGTGGCACCTGATGTTATCATGATGCCTTCTTACGTCAACATTGGTGCTTATGTAGATTCAGGGTCTATGGTGGATACCTGGGCTACAGTAGGATCTTGTGCACAAATTGGAAAAAACGTTCACCTCAGCGGTGGGGTTGGAATTGGCGGAGTATTGGAACCTCTTCAAGCCGCTCCGGTAATTATTGAAGACAATGCATTTATTGGATCCCGTTGTATTGTAGTAGAAGGCGTACGTGTAGAAAGAGAAGCTGTGTTGGGCGCCAACGTTGTGCTAACCGCCAGTACAAAGATCATTGATGTAAGCGGTGATGAGCCTAAAGAATACCGTGGCTATGTTCCTGCCCGTTCTGTGGTTATTCCTGGCACAATGCCTAAGCGTTTTCCAGCCGGAGAATACCAGGTGCCTTGTGCATTGATCATTGGAACCCGTAAAGAAAGTACAGATAAGAAAACTTCATTGAACAACGCTCTGCGCGAATACGACGTGGCGGTGTAG
- a CDS encoding ComEC/Rec2 family competence protein, producing the protein MSTINRHLRTKPFVRILAFMIPGVVLGYVFEHGVDSTWLDPGYLLYASYLILGLIAIPLILERFVAWTFRFRWWFGTLVASWFFVLGFALFLQNRIPHWENKAIAFDDFKGRSAVFVIDQFREIDVHRYKYQVHCLSAARVPDGVEGLSGFLFLDRSFCPGDTVMTKGSFQNLRSMTHPSLLDFREVFYEKGFYFDFYGHQSIPLGYGAFTFDNPAFWRHSLAQRLEGLLNEESSALIKAMLLGDKSGLDKELRASYAASGAMHVLAVSGLHVGLIFLVLFQVTSWFFQGKSRALSSLLPVAGIQIYAMLTGFVPSVFRASSMISLYVIGKYLQRRADVINIICGAAFIMLLVNPTQLFQVSFQLSFAALTGIVWVFPKIRKLWSPKNQVTAYIWDLLALSLAAQLATFPLGLYYFHQFPFWFLLSNLVVVPGAFLIITGSLLLLAVSPFESLAVYVAWCMEVLIHTVNALVSWIDSLPPGAIQGVHIQAWDVALLYFLIWALLEIGFQQKFKRVYPALATVLLLFVSSTYSEWSRQNRRGILVYNHTRPMVEVFQGKHSVVITSEKYTSRIAFARQGWVEMQGIENTVILPHDTSWSNGWVTLNDGSAQLLDELWNLHLTSTDDTHGMDRVVTSARNYSIAQGRPGDWLFFGNPKRGKPIDENLGHWLSREGYLLIEK; encoded by the coding sequence ATGTCGACCATCAACCGACACCTTAGAACCAAACCCTTTGTTCGTATTCTGGCTTTTATGATTCCCGGGGTAGTGCTGGGATATGTCTTTGAACACGGGGTGGATTCTACTTGGCTTGATCCAGGTTATCTTCTTTATGCTTCCTATTTAATTCTCGGTTTAATCGCCATTCCTTTGATCCTAGAGCGCTTTGTAGCCTGGACATTTCGCTTTCGCTGGTGGTTTGGAACCTTGGTCGCTTCTTGGTTTTTTGTGCTGGGGTTTGCTTTGTTCCTGCAAAATCGTATTCCGCATTGGGAAAATAAGGCCATCGCCTTCGATGATTTTAAGGGACGTTCGGCTGTATTTGTCATTGATCAGTTTCGCGAAATTGATGTCCATCGCTACAAATACCAGGTGCACTGTCTTTCAGCTGCTCGTGTTCCCGATGGAGTGGAGGGACTATCTGGTTTTCTGTTTCTCGATCGGTCTTTTTGCCCTGGCGATACGGTCATGACTAAGGGGAGTTTTCAAAATCTGAGAAGTATGACCCACCCTTCGCTTCTGGATTTTCGAGAGGTGTTTTACGAAAAAGGATTTTACTTCGATTTCTACGGACATCAGAGCATCCCACTTGGTTATGGGGCTTTTACATTTGACAATCCCGCCTTTTGGCGTCACAGCTTAGCCCAACGTCTGGAGGGGTTACTCAACGAGGAATCGTCTGCCTTAATTAAGGCTATGCTTCTTGGTGATAAATCCGGGTTGGATAAAGAACTTCGTGCTTCTTACGCCGCTTCCGGAGCCATGCATGTTTTGGCCGTTTCGGGTCTTCATGTGGGGTTGATATTCTTGGTTTTGTTTCAAGTGACAAGCTGGTTTTTTCAAGGAAAAAGTCGGGCCTTATCTTCGCTATTGCCTGTTGCAGGAATTCAAATTTACGCCATGCTTACAGGATTTGTGCCCTCGGTTTTTCGGGCATCTTCCATGATCTCGTTGTATGTAATCGGTAAATACCTGCAGCGTCGTGCCGATGTAATCAATATCATTTGTGGAGCAGCATTTATCATGCTTTTGGTCAATCCAACTCAGCTTTTTCAAGTGTCCTTTCAATTGTCATTTGCCGCACTAACGGGTATCGTTTGGGTGTTTCCAAAAATTAGGAAGTTGTGGTCGCCAAAGAATCAGGTAACTGCCTACATCTGGGACTTGTTGGCTTTGTCTCTGGCAGCCCAATTGGCCACCTTTCCGCTTGGGCTTTATTATTTCCATCAATTTCCCTTTTGGTTCTTGTTATCCAATCTTGTGGTTGTGCCAGGTGCTTTTTTGATCATTACTGGGAGCTTGTTGCTACTCGCTGTATCTCCTTTTGAATCCCTTGCTGTTTATGTGGCTTGGTGTATGGAGGTTTTGATTCATACCGTAAATGCACTGGTCTCCTGGATTGATAGTCTACCACCCGGGGCGATCCAAGGAGTACACATTCAGGCTTGGGACGTGGCCCTGTTGTACTTTCTCATTTGGGCGTTGTTAGAAATAGGATTTCAACAAAAGTTCAAACGCGTTTATCCCGCTTTGGCAACAGTTCTCTTGCTTTTTGTGTCTTCGACGTATAGCGAATGGAGCAGGCAGAACAGGCGAGGAATTTTGGTTTATAATCATACTCGGCCCATGGTTGAAGTTTTTCAAGGCAAGCATTCGGTTGTAATTACCTCAGAAAAGTATACTTCCAGAATTGCTTTTGCCCGCCAGGGGTGGGTTGAAATGCAGGGCATTGAAAATACCGTAATTCTACCTCATGATACCAGTTGGAGCAATGGATGGGTTACCCTGAATGATGGGTCGGCACAACTGCTGGACGAATTGTGGAACTTGCATCTAACTTCTACCGACGATACTCATGGAATGGATCGAGTGGTTACTTCAGCCAGAAATTATTCTATAGCTCAGGGCAGACCAGGGGATTGGCTGTTTTTCGGAAACCCAAAACGGGGGAAACCAATTGATGAAAACCTTGGACATTGGCTTTCAAGAGAAGGTTATCTTTTGATTGAGAAGTAG
- the lpxB gene encoding lipid-A-disaccharide synthase, with protein sequence MKYYIIAGEASGDLHASNLIRELRQKDPEAEFRAWGGDLMQEQGATLVKHIKELAFMGFVEVLLNLRTILRNIRLCKDDIAEWNPDVLILVDYPGFNLRIARWARKNGRKVFYYISPQIWAWKQNRAYKIKEDVEKMYVILPFEKDFYRRFDMEVDFVGHPLLDAVKQFRDQRMPTEAFRQTYGLSDKPIVALLPGSRKQEISKMLPLFAQMQDRFSDYQFVLAGAPSQTKEYYESVLGGKKIPIISGETYRLLMHAEAALVSSGTATLETALFNVPEVVCYKGGWLSYYIARMLVKVSYISLVNLIVDREIVKELIQGELNSKNLETELTAVLPGGNKRDQLLKDYEELREKLGGSGASEITASRMLKTLKG encoded by the coding sequence GTGAAGTACTACATCATAGCAGGTGAGGCCTCCGGAGATTTGCACGCCTCCAATTTGATTCGTGAACTGCGTCAAAAAGACCCCGAAGCCGAGTTTCGTGCCTGGGGAGGAGATTTGATGCAAGAACAGGGGGCAACCTTGGTAAAACACATCAAGGAATTGGCCTTCATGGGATTTGTGGAAGTTCTTCTCAACTTAAGAACTATTCTACGCAACATAAGGCTGTGCAAAGACGATATTGCCGAATGGAATCCCGATGTGCTGATTCTAGTGGATTACCCTGGGTTTAACCTAAGAATTGCGCGCTGGGCCCGCAAAAACGGACGAAAAGTATTTTACTACATCTCACCTCAGATCTGGGCCTGGAAGCAAAATCGAGCCTACAAAATCAAGGAAGATGTAGAGAAGATGTACGTGATTCTGCCCTTTGAAAAAGATTTTTACCGCCGATTTGATATGGAGGTAGATTTCGTCGGGCACCCACTTTTGGATGCCGTCAAACAATTTAGGGATCAACGAATGCCCACCGAGGCCTTTCGACAAACGTACGGGCTTTCGGATAAGCCCATCGTGGCTCTTCTTCCTGGAAGTAGAAAGCAGGAAATCAGTAAGATGCTTCCACTTTTTGCTCAAATGCAAGATCGCTTTTCGGACTATCAATTTGTTTTGGCTGGAGCGCCTTCGCAGACCAAAGAGTACTACGAATCCGTATTGGGCGGAAAGAAGATTCCGATCATTTCCGGAGAAACCTACCGCCTACTGATGCACGCCGAGGCTGCCTTGGTAAGTAGTGGTACTGCCACCTTAGAAACGGCCTTGTTTAATGTGCCTGAGGTGGTTTGCTACAAAGGAGGCTGGTTGAGCTATTACATTGCCCGAATGTTGGTTAAGGTGTCGTACATCTCCCTGGTAAACCTGATTGTAGATCGGGAAATTGTGAAGGAACTCATTCAGGGAGAATTGAATTCGAAGAACCTGGAAACCGAACTCACCGCCGTGTTACCCGGTGGAAACAAACGCGATCAACTGCTCAAGGATTACGAAGAACTGCGTGAAAAACTGGGCGGTAGCGGTGCATCCGAAATTACTGCAAGTCGGATGTTGAAAACTCTGAAAGGCTAA